A segment of the Calypte anna isolate BGI_N300 chromosome 4B, bCalAnn1_v1.p, whole genome shotgun sequence genome:
ATTATATCCACCACCAGAACTGAGCTACCTATTGCATATTACAATGCATTGATCTGCAAGCGAAGAAGTCCAAACACAGGAGAAGCCCAAAACTGCACCACAAGCAACCACCTCTCAATGTGTGAAGTGCATCTGCCATCACTCAGAAAGgcctcagccctgctccctgtAATTAATGAAAGGCTCTGCTGCTAATTCTTCAGGGCAGCTGCATGGGCCCAACTGACAGCGTCAAAAGCAACTCCACTCAGTCTAATTAAGACAGCATAATGTAGGaataataacagaaaaacataaaaaatagcatttaaaaataaaacaaaatacccaaaaaaatcctaggaaaaaaaacaacaccttTTTTACTTCAACTCTGCAGCAACAACTGGCTCTGGATTTCTTCCTGgctctttcccttcctgctcctttccATCCACTCAAAGGAGATTATGATTCAGACTGATTCCACAGTGAAATGCTTTCCCCTTTAAAATGGTGCAGAAGGTACCACACCACAATCCAAGATTTAAATTTTGACCCCATGATAATTTGGACTCCCAACCCTAGTATTATTTCTCTGGAGCCAACacctctgaaatgctgaaaaccACAGAGAACCCAGTCAAGAACATTAATATGAAGCAGTAGCTAAAAATGATGTATGAGTAATTGTCATGTCATAAAGCCACATGTGCTTTCCTGGTGAACACCTCTAGCTTTTCACAGGAAGTGTCCCCAACTCAGATCATTTCACAAAACTGCAGACCAACCACTACTGCTCTCAGAATGCACTGTGTTGTCCAGCTCTAGCCAAATCTGCACCCTCTGAAAAAATAGTGTAAACAATGAAATCTCAATCACCCCTGTTTTCCCTGAcaacaaaacattaattttaccTGGATCATTTGATGCAATGATTTTGCAAAATTCTTTCTTAATTCTTGTCTAATATTCAATAGATCAATTTCACTTCTTGAGACCATGACTCTGATAAGGGTATCATCATCAGTGCCAGCCCCCTAAAGACAAAAGtttaaataatgttaaaattttaatttattctggaCAGATGCTGCATcaaaacaacaaatacaaaCAACCAGAGTGCAACATGAAAGCATCCAGTGGAACAAGTGGTGTCTGAAAACACTCCCACACTACATATCTACTCCAAAACACAGAATAGCTGGGACAGTATCACAAGACATTCAGACTGCAAACAGAGTGCTGACTAGACAAGGTGTTCTAATTCCTGGACTTCTTTGGGTTGCCATATGGCCAGGCCTCTTATTTTATGTTGCATCTCACAGGCTTCAGCCATGAATGCccatataaattttaaataatgccTTTCCAAGATGACACAGTAGCATAGCTGATCCCCACAATCAGAATCCCATGCAAACAGCCCTTTCAGTGTAGTCCGAGACTGCAGAAATGCTGTCAGTTCTGGAATTGGGGCCATAAATCCTAACAGTGACTAATGCAAAGCATGGAACATCATACATGAAAGACACAGGCAGAGCAACTCATTTCACAAATTATTCATCTGCTTATTATGAAGGCAAACTTCATAAACCTTTTTCAGCTATGCACACATTCTCCACTCTTACTCGTCTTTACTGTTTTGAGCATTTTAAGTTCCTGTGCTGGCAGGCTGTGCCTTACCAACATTCTGACCCCTCCTGCTTGGACAAGTTAGATCCCACAACAGCTGAAGCAGTACAGATTTTCACATGCTGACCTGCAAATGCAGCTCAAGGAAGGACTTGGCAGAACCCCCGTGATCATCTTCAGCCTAACGTCCAGCGTCACTCACTCCTTCGAACTGGATGTAATATTCTTGCATTACATCTAAAAATGCCCTAAAGCTGCTCAAAAGTTATGCCATGAGTCTGGTTTCTAAGCAGGATTTGACACCAGGATCAGCTAAAATCCAGGTTCTGTCCCATCTAATCATGAAAGCCAACTACACACATTGTAGAACTTTGCCATGCCGAACTGATTAAACAGAAGTACAAACTCTTCTGCCAAAGTAATAAATTATGATCTTCCTTATCTGACATGCTTattgttttttatattaaaaaaatattggggATCTCATCAGCAGACATTAATCTGACCCTTCataagagaaatgaaaaaaaatcttaaaaggtTTTCTGTTACATTATtctaaaaatagaattaataCATAGATAAATAAGTGGAAAGTATTACTCCTGACAGAGCTCTCAGAATATTGGTATAATAATCTCTGTTTTCATCCTGAACTTTATTTTACACTGATGTttataaaagcagagaaagagcttttaaaaattaagcaatCATTTAATCCCTTTTCACTAATTCTCATGCTGACATCTCATCAACACAGCCATCTGCAGACAAACATACTTCAGTGCTTTTCAgcaaggggaaaggaggaattCTTCAGAGAAGCTGGTAACTTGAATGAAAACAATAGACTAACCACTTTGATCTTAATTAACATTAGCCACTGGTAGTTAAAAACAGTTTTCCCTGCTTATCTCTTCCCATCCAAGTCATGGTAAAGCCAACAAACACAGCTGTGACACTGATGGGATTACCCTGCAGAATCTTTTGTAGCTGTTTAAGCCTCTTCCCCGTTCCTCTgagttgttgtttttccttcttaaaatgGGGTGGATGGTGCCCAAACATGTTGCAAAGCTTACTACACCTTAAATCTGTAAATACCCATCTCAAAACAAAGAGtattaaatttcattaaattcatttcattctttacaaataccttaaaggaggttgtagtaagagtggggttggtctcttctcactggtgacagatgacaggatACGGGCAAATGGCTTCACGTTTtatcaggggagatttaggttgggtatcaggagaaacttctttacaaaAGGGTTGctaagcattggaacaggctccccagggaggtggttgagtctccatccctgaatgtgtttaaaaatcacttgGATGTGATGCTTagggacatgatttagtggtgAGTCATTTGGAATAGGGTAGTAAGGCTGGacttgatcttgaaggtcttttccagcctgagaaaTTCTACAGTTCTATGAAATCTGTACAGTCTGCCATTTAGTTTTTGGTCACCTTTACTTCCTCATTATATCCAAGACAATGCAATATTTATTAAGCTGAAGGTGCTCAGTGGATGTACCCAGACATTTTCCACTATTCCAAGTCCAAAACCAGCTGATGAGACCAAAACCAGCTGATGAGACTGATATTTCTCATTAAAGACTTATGGTCTGACAAACTTACAATGAACTCTAAGAAAAGCTTATGAATCGTTTGTATCCTCTTCCAGATCTGCATTCCCCAAATCTCTAGCAGATGCTTAGTGATGACACTACCCTGGTGGCATTTGcagtgaaagaagaaattaagagcaagggaaaaggaaaggaaatgtcGCTGGGGGAGATGGAAAGTGATATATGGAAAGCATGTATTTACCTTCATAGAATAATACAGAGTTTCAGCAAAATAGGCAGGCACACTCCGGATGCATTtcactaaaacaaaacaaaaataaaaaagcaaaggattAAATTACTGATTGTTACTCAATACAGGGCAATCTTTCACTGTCAAGACAAGGTGTGTGTTACTGGGTTATTCTCTCCAGTGTGGACAATTAAGTTATACATTTGTCACAGTTAGTCTGTTCCTCTGCTACAACACTAATACCAAAGAGACTTTGCTAGTCAAATTCTACTCCTAGTTACAAATCTACGGTAACATGATCCTAAATGAGATGCCAGGAATACAAAGAAAGACAGAGTTTTGTCTCACTTTCTGACAGGTGCACAGGACTGAACAGAATGCAGTTTGCTAACATCACCTCCTGCCCCACTTCCCTCCCAGGCCCACACTATGAAAGGAAGAGTAAAGGCCTGTTCTCCAGATATAGAACACAGGTGATTAACCTTAGAAAAGAGGTTTAGAAAAGAACCATGTCTTCATGCCATTCCTACATCAACTGTAATTTAAGAAGGCATGGGAATCAGTGAAGAAGGTCAGTTCTAGACCTATTAAGACTTAATTACCAACTGCCAAGAGCAGGTTCTCCAGATCACCAGAGGTTTCACGGTCAATGGTCTCTTCAATTTGGAAGCCAGAAATAGTCATGTATTTGTCAAATACTGCAAAACAGAAAGTGTGCTTATTCACCTGTAAAACCAGCATTTCTCCCCGGTACAGGCTAATGCCATCTGCACCTCATTACCCACAGTTCAAATGTTAGTGTCCATTCATTCTTCcagggtccagttctgggctccccagtgcAAGAGAGAGATGGGAGTAACTGAAGTGAGTCCAGTGAAGGGTCACTAGGACAATGAAAGGACTGCCGCATCTTTcctctgaggaaaggctgagagagctgagactgttcagtctggagaatACTCAAGGGGACATCTCATCAATGCATACAAGTATCTATGGAGGAGTGTAAGGAAGACCtaggctcttttcagtggtgcccactgccaggacaagaggcaatggggTCAGGAGGTTCTCTCTGAACACCACTGAACACTTTTCTTGTGTGGATGACTTagtgctggcacaggttgccaaGGGAGGTTGTGAAGTCCTTGGAGATGTGCAAAAGCTGTCCAGACATGGTActgggcagcctgctctgggcagctctgctcaggtagggttggacaagatgaccttcagaggtcccttccaaccccaaccattccATGAACGTTTCCAGTGAAAGGGTGCAGGGgtaagaagggaagggaaagaaggtaAGTTTTAGGaaatcagaagtatttttcccAAGGTGCAGCTATCATTTAGCCTGAATGTTAGACCTTGTGTACACTGGGCTATTGGCAGTCTGTTAAGTTTGTGTTCATGAATATTCACAAGCCCTGAGATTGTTATGAAATCTTACACAACTATCATGCTAAGTAAATGTTGGATGCATCAAAACAAACTTTAGGATTTCTTCAATGGAAacaatggtaaaaaaaataaacaagaaaactaCAAATAAAATTACCTTTAAAAGTCCTAACCAACTCAAAGAttcaaaaagaaacccaaaaggACTTGAgaaccaaagcaaaatatttggtCATTATTTCCCATGGTCCAAAAAGCTTGGTAAAACAGATTTACAAATGGGTAAGGAGCTGAGGAAAACATTATCATATCTTTATTAACAACTGATAAAAGTATGAACCTATAAAAGAGTTGATCTTTTCAGGACTGGATCTCTCTCAGATTATGATGACTCACAACAGATTCTCAGCATCCCTTCTACCGCCATGACCTcttgaaaaaggggaaaaaaagtaataaacaaGCATCCAGAAAGGCATACTCCAGCTGTCCCTCAGATATATGGCACCACTCCTTCAAGCAGGAGAGATCACCACTACTAGAGGGAAACTGAATTACAGGAAACAAAATTACATGTATTAAGTAGAGGGaagagtaaaatatttctggGTTTGACAAATGCCATACCAGAAACAACTTTCCTTCTGATTCTACCATTGGCTGGGTAAAACTGAGACTTTGGGCAGATGTTTTCAAGCATGAACCATACCACCTACCTCTCCTTAAATGAGAAACGCTTCGGGTTCCCAAGATGGTAATGAacttttcttcatctgttcCCCATTTCAGCTCCCCAGCTCTGAACAGAACCTGTTTGAAATTCAAGAGataaaaaacccagcacttGTTACGTGTCTGCACACCTTGCTGAAAAGCTGTCTTGGTCTCACTCTAAGGAGCATTAAACTTACTGACAAGCTAtagctggagaggaaaaaaaaggaaataaaattgctAGGTACCAAAATtactctagaaaaaaataaatgacaattTCTGAAATCAACTAAGGAAGCATTTACATGAGTAATACTGCTTAAGGCTCTAAAATTGACTGTGCACGTAGTTCCTCTCATAAGCCTGAGGTTTTCCAAATCATTAACTTTGAGTTTTCCAGCACCGTCTCTCACCATCTTAGCAATCATAACTATTTCAGTGATCTAATCACTATTTCTTTGAGGCACCTCATAAAGTAATAAGCAAAATAAGATACATGTTACACAGAATTGTGTGAGTACCAAAAATCTTGATCCCCATGTTTCAGGTTTTGACACTTCTTTTGACCAGAAAATGtacaggaaagaaggaaaatgtattaAGAAACACATAATTTTGCTCTCACTTTTGAATTCTAGCTGTACACTCCTTTTGCAAATCAACTTGTAGAAATGCACCAAAACCCAAGTCATTCACCCACCTGAGCATCCTGCTCAACAAGACCCTCATCAACTCCACCATCAGGATCTCTATTTGCCTAAAGAGAATTTCAAAGTGTTAAACAGAAGAATCAAAAGAACCACAAAACAACTTATCTGTTATATTGAGCCTGTAAGAGTTTCTGCAAGAAGTCAGTCCCTAATGCATCTTCTCCAAAAGCATCTtacttttctcttctgcttgtaTATGTCTATGAAATCTATGTTCTCTTCTCCTATTGCCTTCAAAATTCCCCACAGCAAACTTTCTGCTATACCCACGAGCATCACAGAaatttttcagttcagtgaTGTGGAAATGACCCATTACAGAGCTCAAGGCTGATCCCGCAAATGAGGGGAAGTGAATCACTCCCAGAATCAAACCTGCACATCACCAGGTCTACCCAGAATCCCAGCTAAGTAAGCAGAAAGTGACAAGTGTATATCAGACAGGAAAATAGAAGTGAAAACCATACACTCATGCTTGCACACAGAGATACTGACCTGCAGCAGGACCACCAACAGTCTCTGAAAATGGCCTGATGTTTCTCCTGTGATCTTATCCTCTAAGCTGGCCTCGTACTCTGCAAAAGAGCAATATCCATTCACCACCTTACAGACTTCCTGACTATTTTgaggagaaagcaagaaaaaggaaaaattcatttGACTCACAGGTTGTAGAATAATTTATCAGGTACAGCTTTAGCAACTAGGAcatattttgctttcacttATAAACTAATGTGACTgtgaaagaggggaaaaagataTCATCTCACACCTAGTACCAGATGAttactcaaaatattttgaaatacaagGCGACATGCACGGAATCAGTTGTTGAAGGAACTAAAGAGGATGTATGGATAATCTGGAGTTATGCTAAAATAGAGCAGTCTCATAACTGCACAACAGCTGTGAGCTCAAAAAATTCATAATGC
Coding sequences within it:
- the ANXA5 gene encoding annexin A5; amino-acid sequence: MAKDTRGTVTAFSPFDARADAEALRKAMKGMGTDEETILKILTSRNNCQRQEIASAFKTLFGRDLVDDLKSELTGKFETLMVSLMRPTYIFDAHALKHAIKGAGTSEKVLIEILASRTPEEVRRIKQVYQQEYEASLEDKITGETSGHFQRLLVVLLQANRDPDGGVDEGLVEQDAQVLFRAGELKWGTDEEKFITILGTRSVSHLRRVFDKYMTISGFQIEETIDRETSGDLENLLLAVVKCIRSVPAYFAETLYYSMKGAGTDDDTLIRVMVSRSEIDLLNIRQELRKNFAKSLHQMIQKDTSGDYRKALLLLCGGDDD